One Solanum lycopersicum chromosome 4, SLM_r2.1 DNA window includes the following coding sequences:
- the LOC101263995 gene encoding sodium/hydrogen exchanger 8-like isoform X5, giving the protein MSGKYSTHHVFELFPNSAIMGTVEEGTLPYNLWQGESSSSSSSSNPSDAVLFGGICLLVGVSCRTLLRRTTIPYTVVLLILGIALGSLEFGSIYRLGKLGNGIRIWADIDADLLLAVFLPILIFEGAFSMQVHQIKKCMAQMLLLAGPGVLISTGLIGAAVKLIFPYDWNWNTSLLLGAILSATDPVAVVALLKDLGASKKLSTIVEGESMMNDGAAIVVYQLFYRMVLGKSSGCVAVLEYLAEGSLGSVLIGIVFGMASLLWLRFIYNDTLTDFSLALTAQEEAEASGILTLVALGMVFAMSKDTHRAGGKQSLHEFWEMIAYIANTLIFILSGVIIAQSIFSIGNLENNTGRSWGYVFLLYIILQVARTIVVFAFYPALCYFGYGLNWKEAIIIIWSGLRGAVGLALSLSIKDASGDPKYLSSETGAMFVFLTGGSVLLTLIINGSTTQLLLSLFGMDALSESEKTMVNYAKHQLLRKAEEFSRTCSGSNNPFDWITVGGYASCIKDVCEDTVWPPCTTNHGYLKIDDMKTMRVCFLKATRETYWSTFNEGRITESSISVLMESIDEAIDLATQGLHDWNYISTHLKFPGYYRFFSTSVCPPRLTRWLVLKKLQDSCHICSAFIHAHRIARQLLLDYTGKSDNGNAAIVVAESEVEEIEARKFLENVKNSMPEIIHQTESREVTFSLLKCLDECLSDMEKDGILTEKVVLHVHDLLQNDLEKLLRSPPTVRIPKPVEVLSIHPLLANLSPAIQSDLECSANSVLKTPGCTLYTKGSKLTSVWLIGNGSVRSRRSPFPINCHVDSTYHRGSVLGLYEALVGKPYLSDMVTDSVAFCVKIKLEWVISVLARDNAVEELLWKECTVVVSKLLAPDIFKKFSMQEVRSIIDERSVMNTFSSQEVIETSHHSINFLLSGCLRDQSTEQLIECPAVLPCSILSESIPYSSANGTAESFGSCSYSKYKVVKPARIVRIDISAV; this is encoded by the exons aatttggGAGTATTTATCGACTGGGAAAGCTTGGTAATGGAATTCGAATAT GGGCAGATATAGATGCTGATCTTCTATTAGCTGTATTCCTCCCTATACTGATTTTTGAGGGTGCATTCTCCATGCAGGTGCACCAAATAAAG AAATGTATGGCACAAATGCTTTTGCTTGCTGGACCTGGTGTACTGATTTCAACAGGCCTGATTGGAGCTGCTGTGAAG CTCATTTTTCCATATGACTGGAACTGGAACACATCATTATTGTTGGGGGCAATTCTTAGTGCTACTGATCCTGTGGCTGTTGTCGCGTTGCTTAAGGATCTTGGTGCTAGTAAAAAGTTGAGCACAATTGTTGAAGGAGAATCTATGATGAACGACGG GGCAGCTATTGTGGTTTACCAGCTTTTCTATCGAATGGTTCTTGGGAAAAGTTCTGGCTGCGTTGCAGTGCTGGAATATCTTGCAGAAGGCTCACTTGGATC CGTCTTGATCGGAATTGTGTTTGGAATGGCATCTCTTCTCTGGCTTCGGTTTATATACAATGACACACTGACAGACTTTTCGTTGGCTCTTACT GCTCAAGAGGAAGCTGAAGCTTCTGGTATCTTGACTCTCGTAGCACTAGGGAT GGTTTTTGCAATGTCAAAGGATACCCATAGAGCTGGGGGAAAGCAGAGCTTGCATGAGTTTTG GGAAATGATTGCCTACATTGCGAATACTTTAATATTCATATTGAG CGGAGTTATCATAGCTCAAAGCATCTTCAGTATCGGAAATCTCGAGAACAATACAG GGAGATCGTGGGGCTATGTCTTTCTTCTCTATATCATTCTTCAAGTAGCTCGAACCATAGTTGTTTTTGCGTTCTATCCTGCCCTTTGCTACTTCGGTTATGGTTTGAATTGGAAAGAAGCTATCATTATCATATGGTCTGGTTTGAGAGGAGCTGTTGGTTTGGCACTCTCCCTATCTATTAAA GATGCTAGTGGTGATCCAAAGTATCTCAGCTCAGAAACTGGAGCTATG TTTGTTTTCCTCACTGGTGGAAGTGTGTTACTGACACTCATTATCAATGGATCTACCACACAATTACTTCTAAGTCTCTTTGGTATGGATGCTCTATCAGAAAGTGAG AAAACCATGGTCAATTATGCAAAGCATCAACTATTGAGAAAAGCTGAAGAGTTTTCCAGAACCTGTAGTGGAAGCAATAATCCTTTTGATTGGATAACTGTTGGAGGTTATGCCTCATGCATAAAAGATGTCTGTGAAGACACAGTTTGGCCTCCCTGTACCACCAATCATGGCTATCTAAAAATAGATGATATGAAGACTATGAGAGTATGCTTTCTGAAAG CTACTCGTGAGACTTACTGGTCAACATTCAATGAGGGGAGGATAACTGAATCCAGTATCAGTGTTTTGATGGAGTCAATAGATGAGGCAATCGATCTGGCGACTCAGGGATTACATGACTGGAATTATATTTCTACTCACCTCAAGTTTCCAGGATATTATAGATTCTTCAGCACAAGTGTTTGTCCTCCCAGACTGACAAGGTGGCTTGTGCTAAAGAAATTACAGGATAGTTGTCATATATGCTCTGCATTTATCCATGCTCACAGAATCGCAAGGCAGCTTCTTCTTGACTATACTGGTAAGA GTGATAATGGAAATGCTGCAATTGTTGTTGCTGAAAGTGAAGTCGAAGAAATAGAAGCAAGGAAGTTTCTAGAAAATGTCAAGAATTCAATGCCTGAG ATCATACATCAAACCGAATCAAGGGAAGTTACATTTTCACTGCTGAAGTGTCTGGATGAATGTCTCAGTGATATGGAGAAAGATGGGATTTTAACTGAGAAAGTTGTGCTGCATGTACATGATTTGCTTCAG AATGACCTTGAAAAGCTCTTGAGAAGTCCTCCTACAGTAAGGATCCCAAAGCCAGTAGAGGTCCTAAGTATCCATCCTTTGTTGGCAAACCTTTCTCCTGCTATTCAAAGTGATTTGGAATGTTCTGCAAACAGTGTATTGAAGACACCAGGTTGTACACTCTATACCAAGGGTTCCAAGCTGACAAGTGTTTGGCTGATAGGAAATGGATCAGTTAGG TCGAGAAGGAGCCCTTTTCCTATTAATTGTCATGTGGATTCAACATATCATCGAGGAAGTGTTTTAGGTCTATATGAGGCTCTTGTCGGAAAGCCATATTTGAGCGATATGGTGACAGATTCTGTGGCTTTCTGCGTCAAAATTAAGCTGGAGTGGGTCATTTCAGTACTGGCCCGTGATAATGCAGTAGAAGAACTGTTGTGGAAG GAGTGCACCGTTGTTGTGTCTAAGCTCTTGGCACCtgatatatttaagaaattCTCAATGCAAGAAGTAAGAAGTATTATTGATGAAAGATCAGTCATGAATACTTTCTCAAGTCAAGAAGTAATAGAAACTTCTCATCATTCCATCAACTTCCTGTTAAGTGGTTGCTTGAGAGATCAAAGTACCGAACAACTTATTGAGTGCCCAGCAGTATTACCATGTTCCATTTTAAGTGAAAGCATCCCGTACAGCAGCGCCAATGGAACGG CTGAGAGTTTTGGATCATGTTCTTATTCGAAGTACAAAGTTGTGAAACCAGCAAGGATAGTTCGAATCGACATTTCAGCAGTATGA
- the LOC101263995 gene encoding sodium/hydrogen exchanger 8-like isoform X3 — MSGKYSTHHVFELFPNSAIMGTVEEGTLPYNLWQGESSSSSSSSNPSDAVLFGGICLLVGVSCRTLLRRTTIPYTVVLLILGIALGSLEFGSIYRLGKLGNGIRIWADIDADLLLAVFLPILIFEGAFSMQKCMAQMLLLAGPGVLISTGLIGAAVKLIFPYDWNWNTSLLLGAILSATDPVAVVALLKDLGASKKLSTIVEGESMMNDGAAIVVYQLFYRMVLGKSSGCVAVLEYLAEGSLGSVLIGIVFGMASLLWLRFIYNDTLTDFSLALTVSYIAYYTAQEEAEASGILTLVALGMVFAMSKDTHRAGGKQSLHEFWEMIAYIANTLIFILSGVIIAQSIFSIGNLENNTGRSWGYVFLLYIILQVARTIVVFAFYPALCYFGYGLNWKEAIIIIWSGLRGAVGLALSLSIKDASGDPKYLSSETGAMFVFLTGGSVLLTLIINGSTTQLLLSLFGMDALSESEKTMVNYAKHQLLRKAEEFSRTCSGSNNPFDWITVGGYASCIKDVCEDTVWPPCTTNHGYLKIDDMKTMRVCFLKATRETYWSTFNEGRITESSISVLMESIDEAIDLATQGLHDWNYISTHLKFPGYYRFFSTSVCPPRLTRWLVLKKLQDSCHICSAFIHAHRIARQLLLDYTGKSDNGNAAIVVAESEVEEIEARKFLENVKNSMPEIIHQTESREVTFSLLKCLDECLSDMEKDGILTEKVVLHVHDLLQNDLEKLLRSPPTVRIPKPVEVLSIHPLLANLSPAIQSDLECSANSVLKTPGCTLYTKGSKLTSVWLIGNGSVRSRRSPFPINCHVDSTYHRGSVLGLYEALVGKPYLSDMVTDSVAFCVKIKLEWVISVLARDNAVEELLWKECTVVVSKLLAPDIFKKFSMQEVRSIIDERSVMNTFSSQEVIETSHHSINFLLSGCLRDQSTEQLIECPAVLPCSILSESIPYSSANGTAESFGSCSYSKYKVVKPARIVRIDISAV; from the exons aatttggGAGTATTTATCGACTGGGAAAGCTTGGTAATGGAATTCGAATAT GGGCAGATATAGATGCTGATCTTCTATTAGCTGTATTCCTCCCTATACTGATTTTTGAGGGTGCATTCTCCATGCAG AAATGTATGGCACAAATGCTTTTGCTTGCTGGACCTGGTGTACTGATTTCAACAGGCCTGATTGGAGCTGCTGTGAAG CTCATTTTTCCATATGACTGGAACTGGAACACATCATTATTGTTGGGGGCAATTCTTAGTGCTACTGATCCTGTGGCTGTTGTCGCGTTGCTTAAGGATCTTGGTGCTAGTAAAAAGTTGAGCACAATTGTTGAAGGAGAATCTATGATGAACGACGG GGCAGCTATTGTGGTTTACCAGCTTTTCTATCGAATGGTTCTTGGGAAAAGTTCTGGCTGCGTTGCAGTGCTGGAATATCTTGCAGAAGGCTCACTTGGATC CGTCTTGATCGGAATTGTGTTTGGAATGGCATCTCTTCTCTGGCTTCGGTTTATATACAATGACACACTGACAGACTTTTCGTTGGCTCTTACTGTGAGCTACATTGCTTACTACACT GCTCAAGAGGAAGCTGAAGCTTCTGGTATCTTGACTCTCGTAGCACTAGGGAT GGTTTTTGCAATGTCAAAGGATACCCATAGAGCTGGGGGAAAGCAGAGCTTGCATGAGTTTTG GGAAATGATTGCCTACATTGCGAATACTTTAATATTCATATTGAG CGGAGTTATCATAGCTCAAAGCATCTTCAGTATCGGAAATCTCGAGAACAATACAG GGAGATCGTGGGGCTATGTCTTTCTTCTCTATATCATTCTTCAAGTAGCTCGAACCATAGTTGTTTTTGCGTTCTATCCTGCCCTTTGCTACTTCGGTTATGGTTTGAATTGGAAAGAAGCTATCATTATCATATGGTCTGGTTTGAGAGGAGCTGTTGGTTTGGCACTCTCCCTATCTATTAAA GATGCTAGTGGTGATCCAAAGTATCTCAGCTCAGAAACTGGAGCTATG TTTGTTTTCCTCACTGGTGGAAGTGTGTTACTGACACTCATTATCAATGGATCTACCACACAATTACTTCTAAGTCTCTTTGGTATGGATGCTCTATCAGAAAGTGAG AAAACCATGGTCAATTATGCAAAGCATCAACTATTGAGAAAAGCTGAAGAGTTTTCCAGAACCTGTAGTGGAAGCAATAATCCTTTTGATTGGATAACTGTTGGAGGTTATGCCTCATGCATAAAAGATGTCTGTGAAGACACAGTTTGGCCTCCCTGTACCACCAATCATGGCTATCTAAAAATAGATGATATGAAGACTATGAGAGTATGCTTTCTGAAAG CTACTCGTGAGACTTACTGGTCAACATTCAATGAGGGGAGGATAACTGAATCCAGTATCAGTGTTTTGATGGAGTCAATAGATGAGGCAATCGATCTGGCGACTCAGGGATTACATGACTGGAATTATATTTCTACTCACCTCAAGTTTCCAGGATATTATAGATTCTTCAGCACAAGTGTTTGTCCTCCCAGACTGACAAGGTGGCTTGTGCTAAAGAAATTACAGGATAGTTGTCATATATGCTCTGCATTTATCCATGCTCACAGAATCGCAAGGCAGCTTCTTCTTGACTATACTGGTAAGA GTGATAATGGAAATGCTGCAATTGTTGTTGCTGAAAGTGAAGTCGAAGAAATAGAAGCAAGGAAGTTTCTAGAAAATGTCAAGAATTCAATGCCTGAG ATCATACATCAAACCGAATCAAGGGAAGTTACATTTTCACTGCTGAAGTGTCTGGATGAATGTCTCAGTGATATGGAGAAAGATGGGATTTTAACTGAGAAAGTTGTGCTGCATGTACATGATTTGCTTCAG AATGACCTTGAAAAGCTCTTGAGAAGTCCTCCTACAGTAAGGATCCCAAAGCCAGTAGAGGTCCTAAGTATCCATCCTTTGTTGGCAAACCTTTCTCCTGCTATTCAAAGTGATTTGGAATGTTCTGCAAACAGTGTATTGAAGACACCAGGTTGTACACTCTATACCAAGGGTTCCAAGCTGACAAGTGTTTGGCTGATAGGAAATGGATCAGTTAGG TCGAGAAGGAGCCCTTTTCCTATTAATTGTCATGTGGATTCAACATATCATCGAGGAAGTGTTTTAGGTCTATATGAGGCTCTTGTCGGAAAGCCATATTTGAGCGATATGGTGACAGATTCTGTGGCTTTCTGCGTCAAAATTAAGCTGGAGTGGGTCATTTCAGTACTGGCCCGTGATAATGCAGTAGAAGAACTGTTGTGGAAG GAGTGCACCGTTGTTGTGTCTAAGCTCTTGGCACCtgatatatttaagaaattCTCAATGCAAGAAGTAAGAAGTATTATTGATGAAAGATCAGTCATGAATACTTTCTCAAGTCAAGAAGTAATAGAAACTTCTCATCATTCCATCAACTTCCTGTTAAGTGGTTGCTTGAGAGATCAAAGTACCGAACAACTTATTGAGTGCCCAGCAGTATTACCATGTTCCATTTTAAGTGAAAGCATCCCGTACAGCAGCGCCAATGGAACGG CTGAGAGTTTTGGATCATGTTCTTATTCGAAGTACAAAGTTGTGAAACCAGCAAGGATAGTTCGAATCGACATTTCAGCAGTATGA
- the LOC101263995 gene encoding sodium/hydrogen exchanger 8-like isoform X4, translating to MSGKYSTHHVFELFPNSAIMGTVEEGTLPYNLWQGESSSSSSSSNPSDAVLFGGICLLVGVSCRTLLRRTTIPYTVVLLILGIALGSLEFGSIYRLGKLGNGIRIWADIDADLLLAVFLPILIFEGAFSMQKCMAQMLLLAGPGVLISTGLIGAAVKLIFPYDWNWNTSLLLGAILSATDPVAVVALLKDLGASKKLSTIVEGESMMNDGAAIVVYQLFYRMVLGKSSGCVAVLEYLAEGSLGSVLIGIVFGMASLLWLRFIYNDTLTDFSLALTVSYIAYYTAQEEAEASGILTLVALGMVFAMSKDTHRAGGKQSLHEFWEMIAYIANTLIFILSGVIIAQSIFSIGNLENNTGRSWGYVFLLYIILQVARTIVVFAFYPALCYFGYGLNWKEAIIIIWSGLRGAVGLALSLSIKDASGDPKYLSSETGAMFVFLTGGSVLLTLIINGSTTQLLLSLFGMDALSESEKTMVNYAKHQLLRKAEEFSRTCSGSNNPFDWITVGGYASCIKDVCEDTVWPPCTTNHGYLKIDDMKTMRVCFLKATRETYWSTFNEGRITESSISVLMESIDEAIDLATQGLHDWNYISTHLKFPGYYRFFSTSVCPPRLTRWLVLKKLQDSCHICSAFIHAHRIARQLLLDYTGDNGNAAIVVAESEVEEIEARKFLENVKNSMPEIIHQTESREVTFSLLKCLDECLSDMEKDGILTEKVVLHVHDLLQNDLEKLLRSPPTVRIPKPVEVLSIHPLLANLSPAIQSDLECSANSVLKTPGCTLYTKGSKLTSVWLIGNGSVRSRRSPFPINCHVDSTYHRGSVLGLYEALVGKPYLSDMVTDSVAFCVKIKLEWVISVLARDNAVEELLWKECTVVVSKLLAPDIFKKFSMQEVRSIIDERSVMNTFSSQEVIETSHHSINFLLSGCLRDQSTEQLIECPAVLPCSILSESIPYSSANGTAESFGSCSYSKYKVVKPARIVRIDISAV from the exons aatttggGAGTATTTATCGACTGGGAAAGCTTGGTAATGGAATTCGAATAT GGGCAGATATAGATGCTGATCTTCTATTAGCTGTATTCCTCCCTATACTGATTTTTGAGGGTGCATTCTCCATGCAG AAATGTATGGCACAAATGCTTTTGCTTGCTGGACCTGGTGTACTGATTTCAACAGGCCTGATTGGAGCTGCTGTGAAG CTCATTTTTCCATATGACTGGAACTGGAACACATCATTATTGTTGGGGGCAATTCTTAGTGCTACTGATCCTGTGGCTGTTGTCGCGTTGCTTAAGGATCTTGGTGCTAGTAAAAAGTTGAGCACAATTGTTGAAGGAGAATCTATGATGAACGACGG GGCAGCTATTGTGGTTTACCAGCTTTTCTATCGAATGGTTCTTGGGAAAAGTTCTGGCTGCGTTGCAGTGCTGGAATATCTTGCAGAAGGCTCACTTGGATC CGTCTTGATCGGAATTGTGTTTGGAATGGCATCTCTTCTCTGGCTTCGGTTTATATACAATGACACACTGACAGACTTTTCGTTGGCTCTTACTGTGAGCTACATTGCTTACTACACT GCTCAAGAGGAAGCTGAAGCTTCTGGTATCTTGACTCTCGTAGCACTAGGGAT GGTTTTTGCAATGTCAAAGGATACCCATAGAGCTGGGGGAAAGCAGAGCTTGCATGAGTTTTG GGAAATGATTGCCTACATTGCGAATACTTTAATATTCATATTGAG CGGAGTTATCATAGCTCAAAGCATCTTCAGTATCGGAAATCTCGAGAACAATACAG GGAGATCGTGGGGCTATGTCTTTCTTCTCTATATCATTCTTCAAGTAGCTCGAACCATAGTTGTTTTTGCGTTCTATCCTGCCCTTTGCTACTTCGGTTATGGTTTGAATTGGAAAGAAGCTATCATTATCATATGGTCTGGTTTGAGAGGAGCTGTTGGTTTGGCACTCTCCCTATCTATTAAA GATGCTAGTGGTGATCCAAAGTATCTCAGCTCAGAAACTGGAGCTATG TTTGTTTTCCTCACTGGTGGAAGTGTGTTACTGACACTCATTATCAATGGATCTACCACACAATTACTTCTAAGTCTCTTTGGTATGGATGCTCTATCAGAAAGTGAG AAAACCATGGTCAATTATGCAAAGCATCAACTATTGAGAAAAGCTGAAGAGTTTTCCAGAACCTGTAGTGGAAGCAATAATCCTTTTGATTGGATAACTGTTGGAGGTTATGCCTCATGCATAAAAGATGTCTGTGAAGACACAGTTTGGCCTCCCTGTACCACCAATCATGGCTATCTAAAAATAGATGATATGAAGACTATGAGAGTATGCTTTCTGAAAG CTACTCGTGAGACTTACTGGTCAACATTCAATGAGGGGAGGATAACTGAATCCAGTATCAGTGTTTTGATGGAGTCAATAGATGAGGCAATCGATCTGGCGACTCAGGGATTACATGACTGGAATTATATTTCTACTCACCTCAAGTTTCCAGGATATTATAGATTCTTCAGCACAAGTGTTTGTCCTCCCAGACTGACAAGGTGGCTTGTGCTAAAGAAATTACAGGATAGTTGTCATATATGCTCTGCATTTATCCATGCTCACAGAATCGCAAGGCAGCTTCTTCTTGACTATACTG GTGATAATGGAAATGCTGCAATTGTTGTTGCTGAAAGTGAAGTCGAAGAAATAGAAGCAAGGAAGTTTCTAGAAAATGTCAAGAATTCAATGCCTGAG ATCATACATCAAACCGAATCAAGGGAAGTTACATTTTCACTGCTGAAGTGTCTGGATGAATGTCTCAGTGATATGGAGAAAGATGGGATTTTAACTGAGAAAGTTGTGCTGCATGTACATGATTTGCTTCAG AATGACCTTGAAAAGCTCTTGAGAAGTCCTCCTACAGTAAGGATCCCAAAGCCAGTAGAGGTCCTAAGTATCCATCCTTTGTTGGCAAACCTTTCTCCTGCTATTCAAAGTGATTTGGAATGTTCTGCAAACAGTGTATTGAAGACACCAGGTTGTACACTCTATACCAAGGGTTCCAAGCTGACAAGTGTTTGGCTGATAGGAAATGGATCAGTTAGG TCGAGAAGGAGCCCTTTTCCTATTAATTGTCATGTGGATTCAACATATCATCGAGGAAGTGTTTTAGGTCTATATGAGGCTCTTGTCGGAAAGCCATATTTGAGCGATATGGTGACAGATTCTGTGGCTTTCTGCGTCAAAATTAAGCTGGAGTGGGTCATTTCAGTACTGGCCCGTGATAATGCAGTAGAAGAACTGTTGTGGAAG GAGTGCACCGTTGTTGTGTCTAAGCTCTTGGCACCtgatatatttaagaaattCTCAATGCAAGAAGTAAGAAGTATTATTGATGAAAGATCAGTCATGAATACTTTCTCAAGTCAAGAAGTAATAGAAACTTCTCATCATTCCATCAACTTCCTGTTAAGTGGTTGCTTGAGAGATCAAAGTACCGAACAACTTATTGAGTGCCCAGCAGTATTACCATGTTCCATTTTAAGTGAAAGCATCCCGTACAGCAGCGCCAATGGAACGG CTGAGAGTTTTGGATCATGTTCTTATTCGAAGTACAAAGTTGTGAAACCAGCAAGGATAGTTCGAATCGACATTTCAGCAGTATGA
- the LOC101263995 gene encoding sodium/hydrogen exchanger 7-like isoform X8, whose product MAQMLLLAGPGVLISTGLIGAAVKLIFPYDWNWNTSLLLGAILSATDPVAVVALLKDLGASKKLSTIVEGESMMNDGAAIVVYQLFYRMVLGKSSGCVAVLEYLAEGSLGSVLIGIVFGMASLLWLRFIYNDTLTDFSLALTVSYIAYYTAQEEAEASGILTLVALGMVFAMSKDTHRAGGKQSLHEFWEMIAYIANTLIFILSGVIIAQSIFSIGNLENNTGRSWGYVFLLYIILQVARTIVVFAFYPALCYFGYGLNWKEAIIIIWSGLRGAVGLALSLSIKDASGDPKYLSSETGAMFVFLTGGSVLLTLIINGSTTQLLLSLFGMDALSESEKTMVNYAKHQLLRKAEEFSRTCSGSNNPFDWITVGGYASCIKDVCEDTVWPPCTTNHGYLKIDDMKTMRVCFLKATRETYWSTFNEGRITESSISVLMESIDEAIDLATQGLHDWNYISTHLKFPGYYRFFSTSVCPPRLTRWLVLKKLQDSCHICSAFIHAHRIARQLLLDYTGKSDNGNAAIVVAESEVEEIEARKFLENVKNSMPEIIHQTESREVTFSLLKCLDECLSDMEKDGILTEKVVLHVHDLLQNDLEKLLRSPPTVRIPKPVEVLSIHPLLANLSPAIQSDLECSANSVLKTPGCTLYTKGSKLTSVWLIGNGSVRSRRSPFPINCHVDSTYHRGSVLGLYEALVGKPYLSDMVTDSVAFCVKIKLEWVISVLARDNAVEELLWKECTVVVSKLLAPDIFKKFSMQEVRSIIDERSVMNTFSSQEVIETSHHSINFLLSGCLRDQSTEQLIECPAVLPCSILSESIPYSSANGTAESFGSCSYSKYKVVKPARIVRIDISAV is encoded by the exons ATGGCACAAATGCTTTTGCTTGCTGGACCTGGTGTACTGATTTCAACAGGCCTGATTGGAGCTGCTGTGAAG CTCATTTTTCCATATGACTGGAACTGGAACACATCATTATTGTTGGGGGCAATTCTTAGTGCTACTGATCCTGTGGCTGTTGTCGCGTTGCTTAAGGATCTTGGTGCTAGTAAAAAGTTGAGCACAATTGTTGAAGGAGAATCTATGATGAACGACGG GGCAGCTATTGTGGTTTACCAGCTTTTCTATCGAATGGTTCTTGGGAAAAGTTCTGGCTGCGTTGCAGTGCTGGAATATCTTGCAGAAGGCTCACTTGGATC CGTCTTGATCGGAATTGTGTTTGGAATGGCATCTCTTCTCTGGCTTCGGTTTATATACAATGACACACTGACAGACTTTTCGTTGGCTCTTACTGTGAGCTACATTGCTTACTACACT GCTCAAGAGGAAGCTGAAGCTTCTGGTATCTTGACTCTCGTAGCACTAGGGAT GGTTTTTGCAATGTCAAAGGATACCCATAGAGCTGGGGGAAAGCAGAGCTTGCATGAGTTTTG GGAAATGATTGCCTACATTGCGAATACTTTAATATTCATATTGAG CGGAGTTATCATAGCTCAAAGCATCTTCAGTATCGGAAATCTCGAGAACAATACAG GGAGATCGTGGGGCTATGTCTTTCTTCTCTATATCATTCTTCAAGTAGCTCGAACCATAGTTGTTTTTGCGTTCTATCCTGCCCTTTGCTACTTCGGTTATGGTTTGAATTGGAAAGAAGCTATCATTATCATATGGTCTGGTTTGAGAGGAGCTGTTGGTTTGGCACTCTCCCTATCTATTAAA GATGCTAGTGGTGATCCAAAGTATCTCAGCTCAGAAACTGGAGCTATG TTTGTTTTCCTCACTGGTGGAAGTGTGTTACTGACACTCATTATCAATGGATCTACCACACAATTACTTCTAAGTCTCTTTGGTATGGATGCTCTATCAGAAAGTGAG AAAACCATGGTCAATTATGCAAAGCATCAACTATTGAGAAAAGCTGAAGAGTTTTCCAGAACCTGTAGTGGAAGCAATAATCCTTTTGATTGGATAACTGTTGGAGGTTATGCCTCATGCATAAAAGATGTCTGTGAAGACACAGTTTGGCCTCCCTGTACCACCAATCATGGCTATCTAAAAATAGATGATATGAAGACTATGAGAGTATGCTTTCTGAAAG CTACTCGTGAGACTTACTGGTCAACATTCAATGAGGGGAGGATAACTGAATCCAGTATCAGTGTTTTGATGGAGTCAATAGATGAGGCAATCGATCTGGCGACTCAGGGATTACATGACTGGAATTATATTTCTACTCACCTCAAGTTTCCAGGATATTATAGATTCTTCAGCACAAGTGTTTGTCCTCCCAGACTGACAAGGTGGCTTGTGCTAAAGAAATTACAGGATAGTTGTCATATATGCTCTGCATTTATCCATGCTCACAGAATCGCAAGGCAGCTTCTTCTTGACTATACTGGTAAGA GTGATAATGGAAATGCTGCAATTGTTGTTGCTGAAAGTGAAGTCGAAGAAATAGAAGCAAGGAAGTTTCTAGAAAATGTCAAGAATTCAATGCCTGAG ATCATACATCAAACCGAATCAAGGGAAGTTACATTTTCACTGCTGAAGTGTCTGGATGAATGTCTCAGTGATATGGAGAAAGATGGGATTTTAACTGAGAAAGTTGTGCTGCATGTACATGATTTGCTTCAG AATGACCTTGAAAAGCTCTTGAGAAGTCCTCCTACAGTAAGGATCCCAAAGCCAGTAGAGGTCCTAAGTATCCATCCTTTGTTGGCAAACCTTTCTCCTGCTATTCAAAGTGATTTGGAATGTTCTGCAAACAGTGTATTGAAGACACCAGGTTGTACACTCTATACCAAGGGTTCCAAGCTGACAAGTGTTTGGCTGATAGGAAATGGATCAGTTAGG TCGAGAAGGAGCCCTTTTCCTATTAATTGTCATGTGGATTCAACATATCATCGAGGAAGTGTTTTAGGTCTATATGAGGCTCTTGTCGGAAAGCCATATTTGAGCGATATGGTGACAGATTCTGTGGCTTTCTGCGTCAAAATTAAGCTGGAGTGGGTCATTTCAGTACTGGCCCGTGATAATGCAGTAGAAGAACTGTTGTGGAAG GAGTGCACCGTTGTTGTGTCTAAGCTCTTGGCACCtgatatatttaagaaattCTCAATGCAAGAAGTAAGAAGTATTATTGATGAAAGATCAGTCATGAATACTTTCTCAAGTCAAGAAGTAATAGAAACTTCTCATCATTCCATCAACTTCCTGTTAAGTGGTTGCTTGAGAGATCAAAGTACCGAACAACTTATTGAGTGCCCAGCAGTATTACCATGTTCCATTTTAAGTGAAAGCATCCCGTACAGCAGCGCCAATGGAACGG CTGAGAGTTTTGGATCATGTTCTTATTCGAAGTACAAAGTTGTGAAACCAGCAAGGATAGTTCGAATCGACATTTCAGCAGTATGA